In the genome of Corynebacterium glucuronolyticum DSM 44120, the window CTGGGCACCGGAAAGCTCAAAAGACAGATTGTTGTGCGCCTCTTTGATCGCCAGCGCTCGGCGGTCGCCAACCTGTTTAACGTGGCTGTCGATCGTTGCCCTCTCGAGACCTGTGATTGCGAACTCAATGGCAACGAACAGGCCTGTAAGCCCCGTGAGGGCGACGAAGCCAACGAGGGATAAAATACTTAAAAATATGTCCATCAGTGATCACACATAGCATAACAGTGGAAACAACAGCACCCGCGCTTTGACAGACAAAACGCGGGTGCGAGACAAAAATTATTTAGTACTCAACTTCCGAGCGATCCTCAGACCACAGGGTGTGGAAGGTGCCTTCCTTGTCCACACGCTTGTAGGTGTGAGCACCAAAGAAGTCGCGCTGACCTTGGATGAGAGCGGCGGGCAGGCGGTTGGAACGCAGACCGTCGTAGTAGCTCAGTGACGATGCGAACACGGGCACCGGCACTCCGCGCTTTGTTGCCTCAACGACAACGCGGCGCCAAGAGTCCACCAGACCATCGAGCTCACCGTTGAAGTACGGGTCGAGCAGAAGAGACGGAAGCTCCGGGTTCTTCTCAAAGGCATCGGTAATGCGGTTGAGGAAGGTTGCGCGGATGATGCAGCCCCCGCGCCAGATCTTGGCAAGCTCACCGGGCTTAATCGTCCAGTTGTATTCCTTCGCCCCGGCAAGGATCTCGTCGAAGCCCTGAGCGTAGGCAACGAGCTTCGAGGCGTACAGAGCGCGACGAACGTCCTCGACAAATTGATCCTTGTCCACAGCTTCCTCAGACAGGGTGCCGGAGGGCAGTTTGTCCTGCGCAGCAGCGCGCTGGTCGAGGCTGGAGGACAGTGCACGGGCGAAGACGGCTTCACCAATACCAGTGACCGGGATGCCGAGGTCGAGAGCTTCCTTGGCCGTCCACCGACCGGTACCCTTCTGGCCGGCCGCATCCACAATGACGTCGACAAGCGGTTTGCCCGTCTCAGCATCCTTATGGGCGAGAACCTCAGCGGTGATCTCAACCAGGTAAGAGTTCAGGTCACCCTTGTTCCACTCGCCAAAGATCTCGGAGATCTCATCGGTATCCAGCCCGCCAACGCGACGCAGGAGATCGTAAGCCTCGCCGATGACCTGCATGTCAGCGTATTCGATGCCGTTGTGTACCATCTTCACAAAGTGTCCTGCACCATCGGAGCCGACGTGCGTGCAGCACGGCTCGCCGTCGACGTGAGCAGAGATGGATTCCAGAAGCGGTCCGAGAGATTCGTACGCCTTCTCCGTGCCGCCGGGCATAATCGACGGGCCGTGAAGTGCGCCTTCCTCGCCACCGGACACGCCGGTGCCAACGTAGTGCAGGCCACGGGCGCGGATTGCCTTCTCGCGGCGGATGGTGTCGGTGAACAGAGAGTTACCGCCATCGATGATGATGTCGCCTTCCTCCATCGCAGCGGCGAGCTGCTCAATGACGGCATCGGTGGCGGCACCGGCCTGAACCATGATCATGGCACGGCGTGGTTTTTCGAGGCTAGCCACGAAATCCTCGATGGTATCGGACGGGAGGAAATCTCCCTCGGAGCCGTGGTTTTCCATGAGCGCCTGTGTCTTGGCGAAGGTGCGGTTGTAGACGGCGACGGTGTAGCCCTTGGAAGCGAAGTTGCGGGCGAGGTTGGAACCCATGATGGCGAGTCCAACGACGCCGATTTGGGCCTTCTTGTCAGGAGTTGCTTCTGTCATACTTAGTATCGTACCTAGTCCGCCGGTGGGAGAGCAGTCTCGGCAACAAAGTTGCCAACTTTTTCCTTCACACGAGCCGGAACCCCACAATCGCGGTAGCCTTAAGGCCATGAAGCTGCAAGAGTTATGTGCCCGTGCCCATTCCCGCCCTCTCGATGAGCAGGAAATAGCGGAATTTAACGCTGCCACCGGCGGGTTGGACAGCACGCTCGGGGCGCGATACACGGCTATTTCCCGCGGAACGGTAACAATGGAGTTGGAGATCACAGACCGCGTCACCCAGCCTTTCGGTATCGTTCACGGTGGTGTGTACTCAGCACTGGCGGAATCGGCGGCATCTGTTGGTGGGCTCGTGGCCACTGCGGGAGCCCGGGGAGTTGCGGGCATCTCCAATTCCACCGATTTCGTCTCGTCCGCAGCGCACGGCACGATCACCGTGACGGCGCAGGCCGTGCACTGCGGAAAAACGCTGCACCTGTGGAACGTGACCTGTACCAGCGGCGAGCGGATCCTGGCCAAGAGCGCCGTCCGCCTCATCGTGCACAGTGCGCGGATGGACTAAAAACGAACTTTCCAGCTTGTACGTCCTCTGTTGGAAAATAGTACGAGCGCAGAAGTGTGTTGGGTGCGTTGTTGTCTATGTCTGTTGGCTGAGTCCGATGGGTGAATCGTCGCTTGTAGCTGTTGCCCGCACACTCATTTTCTGCACAAGAAATCCCCTGCCCGTTGCGGGCAGGGGAAGGTCGTTTCGCGGTACGCCGGTTCTTTTACTTAGGAGAACAGGTGGACGAGACCGAGGAAGATGCCACTAATAGCGATCAGGCCGGTCACGATAACGAAGATATTCGATGCGTTCTTGCGGTATGGCTTGAACACATCGACGGTGTAGATCGCGATCATCGGCATGAGGTACAAGATGGACGCGATAACAGGGCCGGAGAGCGATTCGATGATGGACAGAATCGAGGGGTTCATGATCGCCGCGATCCAGGTTGTGACGAACATAAACACGGCGACACCGGTATTGATTGCCTTCATCCCTACCTTTTCCACAAAAGCGGGTGCAGAGGCACGAACGAGTCCGGCAGCGCCCTCAGCGGCACCGAGGTAGTGGCCGAAGAAGCTGGAGACGATGGCGGCAAAGGCTACCAACGGTCCGAGGTAGGAGATCAGGGGGTTGCCGTGCACGTTGGCCAGGTAGGACAGAACCGGGAGGTTCTGTTCCTTGGCCTCAGCCATGCCGTCGGGGCCGAGTGCAAGGACGCAGGACCAGACGAAGAACATCGTGAACACGACGAGGAGGATCATCGTCCAGAACAGGACGCGTGA includes:
- the gndA gene encoding NADP-dependent phosphogluconate dehydrogenase — its product is MTEATPDKKAQIGVVGLAIMGSNLARNFASKGYTVAVYNRTFAKTQALMENHGSEGDFLPSDTIEDFVASLEKPRRAMIMVQAGAATDAVIEQLAAAMEEGDIIIDGGNSLFTDTIRREKAIRARGLHYVGTGVSGGEEGALHGPSIMPGGTEKAYESLGPLLESISAHVDGEPCCTHVGSDGAGHFVKMVHNGIEYADMQVIGEAYDLLRRVGGLDTDEISEIFGEWNKGDLNSYLVEITAEVLAHKDAETGKPLVDVIVDAAGQKGTGRWTAKEALDLGIPVTGIGEAVFARALSSSLDQRAAAQDKLPSGTLSEEAVDKDQFVEDVRRALYASKLVAYAQGFDEILAGAKEYNWTIKPGELAKIWRGGCIIRATFLNRITDAFEKNPELPSLLLDPYFNGELDGLVDSWRRVVVEATKRGVPVPVFASSLSYYDGLRSNRLPAALIQGQRDFFGAHTYKRVDKEGTFHTLWSEDRSEVEY
- a CDS encoding PaaI family thioesterase, giving the protein MKLQELCARAHSRPLDEQEIAEFNAATGGLDSTLGARYTAISRGTVTMELEITDRVTQPFGIVHGGVYSALAESAASVGGLVATAGARGVAGISNSTDFVSSAAHGTITVTAQAVHCGKTLHLWNVTCTSGERILAKSAVRLIVHSARMD